A genomic stretch from Vicia villosa cultivar HV-30 ecotype Madison, WI unplaced genomic scaffold, Vvil1.0 ctg.003014F_1_1, whole genome shotgun sequence includes:
- the LOC131640257 gene encoding large ribosomal subunit protein eL32z, translating into MAVPLLTKKIIKKRVKRFIRPQSDRRICVKESWRRPKGIDSRVRRKFKGVTLMPNIGYGSDKKTRHYLPNGFKKFVVHNVKDLELLMMHNRTYCAEIAHNVSTRKRKDIVERAAQLDVVVTNKLARLRSQEDE; encoded by the exons ATGGCCGTTCCACTGCTTACCAAGAAGATTATCAAGAAGCGTGTCAAGAGGTTCATTAGGCCTCAAAGTGACAGGAGAATATGTGTCAAG GAAAGTTGGCGCAGGCCTAAGGGTATTGACTCACGTGTTAGGAGAAAGTTCAAAGGAGTTACTTTGATGCCAAACATTGGTTATGGTTCAGACAAGAAGACCCGCCACTATCTGCCCAATGGTTTCAAGAAGTTTGTTGTCCACAATGTCAAGGATCTAGAACTCCTCATGATGCATAACAG GACATACTGTGCTGAGATAGCGCACAATGTGTCAACAAGGAAAAGAAAGGATATCGTTGAACGTGCAGCACAATTGGATGTTGTTGTCACAAACAAACTGGCCAGGTTGCGCAGCCAAGAGGATGAATGA